A window of Nicotiana tabacum cultivar K326 chromosome 24, ASM71507v2, whole genome shotgun sequence contains these coding sequences:
- the LOC142178038 gene encoding uncharacterized protein LOC142178038 has translation MVKKYHPWNKCTNKNKNKLCTSKYIARKFKDRIISKPNIKLWEIQEWVRQKLGLYVGRTIAYMSKAIVMKEFIEDWKLEFFRLADYADMIKRTNRVSSYWIRTNKDTVPGKNMFVYFYVCFDAFKRGWLEGCRRIIGFDGCFLKGLCKGALLVAVGKNGNTHMFSIAWAVVDQETKHSWTWFIQNLSADLELGDGFNLIVMSDIQKGLIHAIEDCLPMAEHRMCARHIWSNRFKDELARLGMLGRNICEDVLDYNKEV, from the exons ATGGTGAAGAAGTACCATCCATGGAATAAGTgtactaataaaaataaaaataagttgtGCACTTCTAAATACATTGCCAGAAAATTCAAGGACAGAATAATATCTAAGCCAAACATTAAACTATGGGAGATTCAAGAATGGGTTAGACAGAAGCTTGGTTTATATGTTGGGAGGACTATAGCATACATGTCTAAGGCAATTGTAATGAAAGAGTTTATTGAGGACTGGAAGCTAGAATTTTTCAGATTGGCTGATTATGCTGATATGATTAAGAGGACAAATCGAGTGAGTTCTTACTGGATCAGAACTAACAAGGATACTGTACCAGGGAAGAACATGTTTGTTTACTTTTATGTCTGTTTTGATGCCTTTAAAAGGGGTTGGTTAGAAGGTTGCAGAAGAATTATTGGTTTTGATGGATGCTTCTTAAAAGGCTTGTGTAAAGGTGCGTTGTTGGTAGCTGTTGGCAAAAATGGGAACACTCATATGTTTTCCATAGCATGggcagttgtggaccaagagacAAAACACTCTTGGACATGGTTCATTCAAAATCTGAGTGCTGACTTGGAGTTAGGAGATGGTTTCAACTTAATAGTAATGTCAGACATTCAAAAA GGATTAATACATGCAATTGAAGACTGTTTACCAATGGCAGAGCATAGAATGTGTGCTAGACATATATGGTCCAACCGG TTCAAGGATGAGCTTGCAAGATTGGGAATGCTGGGGAGAAACATATGTGAAGATGTTCTGGATTACAACAAAGAAGTATAG
- the LOC107784998 gene encoding wall-associated receptor kinase-like 20, producing MSFPTKIFPFFLLFLLIHPLQAVPSIIPLNGSCTDKCGSIVLKYPFGSGFGCGHPTFSRFIKCTYGVLQFSTGTGIYTISTLDYTTNTLVLTDPFMSTCSSMQNSGSFNLDRSTPFSIMKENIFVLLGCSTTSAVFDPKQDLCNTGSGSNVCRGLYSCKGVTGIGLEPNAPISTCCVYDPPVLIGSGYGLNLPRLQCSSYSSIYGFGGDEGDPMKWQYGISLQYNNSYFTDNSCKNCEDSGGICGFSGSDESFACICRNGVNTTINCFGRGYAWSGTWRHKIQTEMSIGGILFFWMMLFI from the exons ATGTCATTTCCTACAAAAatatttccattttttcttttatttcttcttattcATCCACTTCAAGCTGTTCCAAGTATCATTCCACTAAATGGTTCTTGTACTGATAAATGTGGCAGCATTGTCCTAAAATATCCCTTTGGTTCAGGATTTGGTTGTGGACATCCTACATTTTCAAGATTCATAAAATGTACTTATGGGGTGCTTCAGTTTTCCACTGGCACTGGCATTTACACTATATCCACACTAGACTACACAACCAACACACTTGTTTTAACAGACCCCTTTATGTCAACATGTTCCTCAATGCAAAACTCAGGCAGTTTTAATTTGGATCGGTCGACTCCCTTCAGCATTATGAAAGAAAACATCTTTGTTTTACTAGGATGTTCTACAACATCAGCTGTGTTTGATCCAAAACAAGATTTGTGTAATACCGGCTCGGGTTCAAATGTATGCAGAGGACTTTATTCTTGTAAAGGAGTAACAGGAATTGGCTTAGAACCAAATGCTCCTATATCTACATGTTGTGTATATGATCCACCAGTTCTTATTGGTTCAGGTTATGGTTTGAACTTGCCTAGACTTCAATGTTCTTCGTATTCGTCGATATATGGTTTTGGAGGTGATGAAGGAGATCCTATGAAATGGCAATATGGGATTTCTTTGCAGTATAATAATTCATATTTCACTGATAATTCTTGCAAGAACTGTGAGGATAGTGGTGGAATTTGTGGTTTTTCTGGTTCAGATGAGTCTTTTGCTTGCATTTGTAGGAATGGTGTTAACACTACCATTAATTGCTTCGGACGAG GATATGCTTGGAGTGGGACATGGAGACACAAAATTCAAACTGAAATGAGTATTGGAG GAATCTTATTCTTTTGGATGATGCTTTTCATCTAA